Sequence from the Cryptococcus neoformans var. neoformans JEC21 chromosome 1, complete sequence genome:
GACTGAAATGTTTACCTTTACAATACGGTGCCCTGCTCTCTTCAGAATATCTGCAGCAACTCTGCAAGCCATTCGGACACCCCATTCCTCTTTACTGCCCAGAGCTATCCTCGCTCCTTCAGTTTCGTTATCTACTCCCATCTCTGGAATATTATGCTCCCCCCAAGGGGCGGTAAAAAAGTTGATTGGCACATACTGCGGGCGACGGATATGCTCTGGTACTGGTAGCGGTTCTGGGTAGGATGTGAtggctgaggaagagggaagaagtggatATGAACCAAAGCGTGAAGGGCCTGGATGATATGCCCTTTTGAGTATTTGTGACGGTGCTCTGAACATGGATGAGAAGCGACTTTTGTTATTTTCTTGAGATTACAGTTTTGTCTTTGTGGGTCACTGAAAGCTGGCTGGTCAACCTCCACCCCACCCACTTGCCTCACGGATGTGAAATAAAAATGAGTTGTTCGTAACATGGGACACGTGCCACTAACCGGGAATAACGGTTCTATCCGCTTTGTGCCtgagtggtggtggggcTTCGGTCGTCGCGACACGAATATCGCTGGTCATCATCCCGCATCACGCATCTTGCATTCACGATTCGACATTGCTATTCAACCCATCTGtcatttctcttctcctgtcTCACACGTAACTCGCGATGGGTACGTCTACACGGCTTCTACCAATCTGACTCCGCTCACTGCATTTTAGGCATCTTTACTCACTCTGCAGAGGATGACGTCCTTGTCTCTGCCTCTTTCCCTGAAACTAATGCATTCGGCAGTAAGTCCTTTCGAAACCATGTGCTACATGTATTGATCATCTAAGCCAGATGTCGTCAATGGAGAGGATAACAACATTCTGATCCACTTGATTAACTCCGGCTCCAAAAACTACACCCTCGTGTCTGCTTCTGCCAGTTACCATGATCCTGCCAACCATTGGGCTCTGGTAAGTAATACTGCCTTCCACAGTCGGACTGTGACTTACTTTCTTTCGACTACAGGTCAAGAATGCGACCACCCTGAAGTATGGCGTCCCTCTTGTTAGTGGCGCTAACTTCTCCGCCCCCTACCACGTGTACTCTGAGTATGTTTTCATCGCTGGTTTGTTATCTATTCTAACATAAAGACAGATTCCGTCCCCAGGAACTTGGTCTCACCGTCACGGTCAATCTCGCCGAGACTGGCACGAAGGATCTACATTATATTACTGCTATGAACCGGACAGTTTCTATCGTTGAAGCCCCTGGTTCATGGCTCGATTTCcaactcatcttcctttATCTTATCCTTGGTACCGCTCTTACCCTTGGCGGGTGGTGGGCATACGACTCCTACTTCGCACCCAAGAGCAAGGTTaaggggaaaaagaagtcTGGTCCTGGACCTAAGAAAGTCCAGGCTGTTGTGCCCGGGAAGGAGAGTGTGTATCCAGAGGTCAAGCCATATGAGGAGGAGTGGATCCCGGAACAGCTTCTGAAGAGCAAGCAGAAcaagctgaagaagagaaacgTAGACGGAGCCAGCTCGGCTGGGGAGATAACTAGCGGCGGTGAGACAAGTGGAGCAGAGGGtaaagggaagaagaggaaaggtaAGAAGGCGTAGATTGCGTAGATTGCTTGGGCTATGCATGTGTTGTTCAAATCTCTCCATTTAGGAGTTTTGACGAGCACTACAGTTGCAGCAcctgcatcatcatccttctaGCCATACCATCATCTTCGCATGATTTTCGATGGTTATTTAATGATTCCAAATTATTCAGAATGAACTGTAACAATGGGCATTACAAATGTACTAACAGAAGATAAATCCGTTAGGGCATGTGAGCTACTGCCTCAAATGTCTACCTCTCCAACTGTTGGAAACCGGCTCCTCCACAGTAAAATGGAAGGGCAGAAGGGCACCAGGTGAGTCAATCTATGATGAATCCTATAAGACGATGTCTTAAGTCGTTGAAGGATGG
This genomic interval carries:
- a CDS encoding expressed protein; this encodes MGIFTHSAEDDVLVSASFPETNAFGNVVNGEDNNILIHLINSGSKNYTLVSASASYHDPANHWALVKNATTLKYGVPLVSGANFSAPYHVYSEFRPQELGLTVTVNLAETGTKDLHYITAMNRTVSIVEAPGSWLDFQLIFLYLILGTALTLGGWWAYDSYFAPKSKVKGKKKSGPGPKKVQAVVPGKESVYPEVKPYEEEWIPEQLLKSKQNKLKKRNVDGASSAGEITSGGETSGAEGKGKKRKGKKA